The Eriocheir sinensis breed Jianghai 21 unplaced genomic scaffold, ASM2467909v1 Scaffold422, whole genome shotgun sequence genome contains the following window.
CCGTACACCTGTATAGGCCGGCAGGTGTGTGCCAGAGGTGCCGCAAGGGGTACATGTTACCTTACATGGATTATAAGTTACCTATTCGTTGTACTCACCTTAAGACTAATTCAAAGGGAAGTGTAAGGGAAGTGTGTGAGTCTCTACTGAAATGACAGCACGGCAGCAACGTGGGAACAATCCTGACCTATGGAAAGTAACTGGGAGACTTCGTGATTGATATTCTTATCTTGTTGCGACAAGAGGAGCAGAGTGAAGGGTTTTTAGCTATCAAGAAAGTTTGGACGAAGAGTTGAGGCGATAAAATGACAACATGACGGCAGCTTGGTAAAATCCTGACACATGGAAGGCGGCGGGGAATGTTTTGTTTGTGATCGTGTGTTTCTTTACAAGGGGATGAAGACCGAGTCTGGACGACGTGGTCTGAGTCTATGTAAGACATGGTGACAACTTGAGACAATCCTATTTTGTTTTTGATCATTACGAGGATAACTATTGTTGAGTTATTTTGGATTAGGATAAGAGGTAAGGAAATCTTGACTGATCGTTAAAGGTTACATGGGTTTTCCTGCATTTTTCTCGGGTCAATTTACGAGGGATTGGTGGATGCTCCTTACAGGACTGTTTTCTGCCTGGCGGCGTTTGTTGTACCTGTGGCGGGAAGACTCCAGGTGAACTCTCTCTTCCAGGTACGAGGAGTGAGGTAATACTTCTTACGTGGCTACTGGAACATGCGAGGTCGAGGGAGCGGCGGCGAAGCGCCAAGATCTTCCCGCCAAGATAAGCTGACAGCCATGATTGCTGCGTCCTGGCAAGCTCAGAAGATATGAAGCAAATTTCCTGCATACAACAAGGATATCTGTGTTACCTGTCCTGACCTGTTCAGAAAAAAAGTTTGAACAGGTTCATAACAAGTTCACCTGTGTACAAGAAGGCTACCTACGTTACCTATCCTGACGGGGCCTTGCTGCGGGTTATGTGGCCACACCTCAGGGACTTAGTTAACTCTAAATCACTGAAAGGACACCTGGACGCCACCTGGAGGTCATCACGTCAGGCGCAAGTATGTACAGCGTGTTTGGGCgttttggggaagggaggagcaggagcaggggaggggggagggacgcgCTGGCAGGGGGGTGTAAGGGGATCAGTTTTGATCAGGGCTGGGAGGGGAGGACCGTGGGGAGGGCTGTGGGGATGTAAGAGGACTAGTTCTGAAtggataagggaagaatagaggcaGGGTGAGGGGCGGACGCAGGTTTGCTAAGGGCGGGGCTTGTTAGTTGGCGAGGAGTGAGCGGGGGGCTGGGCACTAGGGGACTACATCTGGACTGGGCTTATGGATAGGCGAGGGGTGCACAGGGGAGTGGCTGATAGTTCCTAGGAGACTACTTCAGGGCCAggctgggaggggaggaggcagcgtgggcggggtgggggtggggcagGGTGCTGTGCTGGCTACAAGGGACTATCTAGTTCTGGCGTGACTCCTCCCGCTCCTGCCGCTGCTGGTACCGCCGCACGAACTTGTCGATCTTCTTCTCGCTGATCCGCTTGCCGACCTGTTGGGAGTAGTGATGCACGGCCTGCCGTGTGCCGTGCTGCAGGGCGTACTGCGCGATCTCCCACTTGAGGTCCTTGGACAGCTTTCGCTTGGTCTCGCGCCGCCCGGTCTTGCTCTTCCTGCCAGAGGAGGAGGGCACGGTGCCGTCGCCGGGCGAGGAGCGCACGATGCCGTAGGCGCGGGACTTGGCGGAGCGGGTaggggcggcggtggaggtggaggtggtggtggtggtctccgtGTTGGCATCGCGGTCAAAAGAGCTGGTGTCTACGTACTCGCCGCGTCCATAAGGCCATGACCCGTAGTTGCCGTAGTCGGGGCCGGGGCCGTGGTAGTTGGGGTTGTCGCGCCGCCGTCCGTACGGGTCGCCTCCGCCGCCCCTGCCGCTGCGGTGCACGCCGCCgtaaccgccgccgccgccgaagaTGACCTTCCTCTTGAAGCGAtcctcgccctccttctcctcccccctgaACCTGCCCACGTAGTCGATTATATGCACCTCTTCGCCTTCGTCGTCGTACGTCTTTTCgtagtcgtcgtcgtcatcgtcgtcgtcataaAATAAGTCTTCGTAGCCGTCCTCGGCCTCCTTGCGTCCATGGTCCTCTTCGGAGTCCAGCGAGATGCCGCCCACGTCGTCCTCGGCCTCGGAGCTCAGGGAGTGCGCCGGCGcgtggctggcggcggcgggggatgACAGGTCCTCATCGCTGGTCCACTGGTCAGCCTCCTCGGTAGAAGTTCcatctgggggggagggggacaagtAAGAAGTGGCCGCCAGTTAGTACGCACCATCCTTATGAACGTACTGACTGCATGTCTCTACGCCTCTCGTGGCCTCGCTGACTTTCTATAATCGAGATCACCACTATGCTGTGCAACTCCCTTGCAAGGTAAACAGTATGTTCGTTCGTTCATCCCTTCCAGCATGAAACAGTCTCTGtctactgtatttcctccttcctaagaCTTGAACGTTTCCAAGAGGGCGGAATAAAGAACTCTGGGACTTTGATGTCTTTGGCTTGTGTTGTCTTTGCAGGAACAGTTTTGTGAGGCCCTTAGTGTTCGGTCCTCAGCCTCTCCCTCGCCAAGAAGCTAAagtgccgccatgttgcctctctttctatttttatcgatattttcatgctgactgctcttctgaacttgctaactgcatgcctcccccctcccgcggccccgctgcacgcgactttctactcatgctcatccctatctactgtccaaaccccttatgcaagagttaaccagcatcctcactttttcatccctcacgctggtaaactctggaacaatcttccttcatctgtatttcctcctgcctacgacttgaactctttcaagaggagggtatctggacacctctccttccgaaattgacctctctttcggccacctctttggattctttttaggagcagcaagtagcgggttttttattattgtttcctttttttgtgcccttgagctgtctcctttgttgtaaaaaaaaaaaaatcagagggaTCGCTGCCCGGGTATACTGAGCAGAGTCATAAAGAAGACAGTTAGCAAAGATATAGTTCATACGTGGAATAATGAACCATTATTTTGACAACAATTATCTTCTTACTACTTTAGCTATTCTTTTATCATTTACTCCCTTGATTCTGAGTCCTAACTGCAGTGGTGGCTACGAAAGGTaaccgtcttccttcctcccccagcgGCCCTCTGAGACAGCCCCCGTCCCCCTCAGCCCTACACCTACCTTACCTATTGTCTTTACCTCTCACCTCTTCAACCCTCCTCTACACACATACTCTACACATATATAAGGTTATAAAGACACTGCAAGAGGTCAGTCATCCTACACGTGACAGATCCTGCGACCCGTTCCTCCATCGCCTGCTCTCCTCATCTGTAACTTCTACCCACCCTCTCAATACTGCCTGACTCTACACATCAGtcccaccaacgttgccagattgtcgtactcagcctcctatgtttgccgatatccgacccaaaaactgcctcctcgacctcaCTAGCTGCCTTCACATATAGTTATCGTCAAAATGGTTAATtgttggtgcttcttggcaatagctatggctcagaaaccggtaaatacgaggctctgagtacgataatctggcaacggtgagtcCCACCCACTACTGTACTCCGTTCCAACGATTCGAAAAAAATAGCTTCAACAACAGCTCCATCATGCCCTTGCTTTAGGCTATATAAGTACACGTTATTATCTAAGGAATGTTATTATAGGTATCGTATATCCATGTATTATCAAGAGACGGAGATGATCAGCGAGGCCATATACAGTGTAGCGTATGCCCCCGACTTTACCCTgactcaccgttgccagattatcgtactcagagcctcgtatttaccggtttctgagtcatagctattgccgaaaacaccaataattaaccattttaacgataactatatatgaaggcagttattggggtcgaggaggtagtttggggtcggaaatcaacAAACATAGGTGGCTGGGTACGACAATTTACAAACGTTGCCCTGACCTCtatgtattatctattatctGTCTCCTATACATTAAGttcctcttctgttttcatcttttctttgtctcgccttcatttctcctttataTAACGTTTCTGCGACGGACAAAACCAGTGATCACGATTTGGCAACGGTTGCATCGCGCCATTCCTTGAGCTATACAGTTAAACCTCTAGATGTATTTCTGcccacatgttttttttatttacaacaaaggagacagctcaagggcacaaaaaaggaaacaataaaaaaaagcccgctactcgctggtcctacaaaaaagaatcaaaggaggtggccgaaagagaggttacaGCAAATGCAATGAGATATTCTTGTTTTATATCAATAGAGGATTGTTAAAactcggtagctgcggggatcatgtttcttaaagacccctctaagcgaattaaatagaaaaaaaatcatcgctcttgcaaaccacttcataatacatatatatcaacgcattttgtgatcagtttatgcatcgtctattttttgggagttatatcatggcaaaaatgtggcccgtcgctggtatacggtaaagccacaaatttggcccatcgctgctaccgggttaaaattgcTAGTAACAAAACTCTCCACTGTATGATGTCATGATAAGCAGGCCAGAGGTAAGAGAATGAAGTTGTTGCCGGGTCACCATTATTATTTTAGTCAGAGTCGCTGGGATGAATTATATGGCAAAGCAGTTCAAGCGATCAAGCACAGAGGTAAGTGATATCGGGATTCATAACACCGTAGACTTCACATATGATacagaacaaaaaatatatatctagtaTCGTAGTGAAAAGGATAAACTAGAATTAATAACAAAGTAAAAATATACAGATAACTTCCATTCGTTAC
Protein-coding sequences here:
- the LOC126992230 gene encoding uncharacterized protein LOC126992230 isoform X1 — protein: MKLFLLCLLLCLASAQKRKATDGTSTEEADQWTSDEDLSSPAAASHAPAHSLSSEAEDDVGGISLDSEEDHGRKEAEDGYEDLFYDDDDDDDDYEKTYDDEGEEVHIIDYVGRFRGEEKEGEDRFKRKVIFGGGGGYGGVHRSGRGGGGDPYGRRRDNPNYHGPGPDYGNYGSWPYGRGEYVDTSSFDRDANTETTTTTSTSTAAPTRSAKSRAYGIVRSSPGDGTVPSSSGRKSKTGRRETKRKLSKDLKWEIAQYALQHGTRQAVHHYSQQVGKRISEKKIDKFVRRYQQRQEREESRQN
- the LOC126992230 gene encoding uncharacterized protein LOC126992230 isoform X2 → MKLFLLCLLLCLASAQKHGTSTEEADQWTSDEDLSSPAAASHAPAHSLSSEAEDDVGGISLDSEEDHGRKEAEDGYEDLFYDDDDDDDDYEKTYDDEGEEVHIIDYVGRFRGEEKEGEDRFKRKVIFGGGGGYGGVHRSGRGGGGDPYGRRRDNPNYHGPGPDYGNYGSWPYGRGEYVDTSSFDRDANTETTTTTSTSTAAPTRSAKSRAYGIVRSSPGDGTVPSSSGRKSKTGRRETKRKLSKDLKWEIAQYALQHGTRQAVHHYSQQVGKRISEKKIDKFVRRYQQRQEREESRQN